The window CTAGATGGGGAATCTCCATGACAACACAATTGAGAACTGAGGTGCCAGTGTTCAAGGATGCTGGCAACTGCAGAACTGTGGTCATGGGCAACCACCAGGGCAGGAGGGCCACGTTCTTCTGGCACCAGAGAGAAAGGTCCTGCACCTCCTTTACTCACGTGTTTTGTGCTCTCTGGTGGAGTTATCAGTGCTTTTGACCTGCTGAAATGCAATTACCTTGTGTTTCTCCAGTTAACGCTGGTAAGTCTGCAGTCTCCACTAAAGGCTTGTCGTTTGTCTCAGGCTCTTCTTTTCCTGGCAGAGTTTCAGAGTTGGTCTCCTCTCTCATGTCGGGCACCTCCTGGAAATGTATAGTTGGCTTAGATGTCCCATTAGAAATTATAAACATTTCTTCTATTgtgtcttttttctctcttgtagTGGTCTCTTGGGTAACTGTagtttcctctcccttttcaaTAGTAGGGGCTTTTTCAGTGCCATcatccatttctttttcaggtgtGATGCTCGTTTCTTTGATGGTTGTTACCTCTTTTTTACTAGCTGTTGTGCTCACTACAACAACACAGGTAGCACCTGTGCTctctttggctgctgctgaTAAAGTCGGCTTAGTTGTTGTTGTCATTTTGCCTGCAGGAGTTGCTTCTGATTCAGCTGCTGTGGTTACAGCTTTAGGAGAATCATCTGGTTTAGCTGTTGTCACCGTCCTTACGGTACTTGTGTCTTTCCTACTGGCTGCTGTAAAGGTGTCTTTAAGCACAGTAGTCTTGTCTTTCTTGGGTGTCGTTACCTCTTTGCTCACCGTAGTTGTCTCTACAGTTGTTGGCTCTTTGGTTATAGGAGTAACAACAGTTTTAGgtgtggttttgtcttttttgtcaATTATTGTAACAATCTCAGTAGCCCTAGCTGCCGTTGCCAACACCAATTTAGGGGTGATGAGAAACTCTGCCTTGGTCGTTGGTGCCTCTGGGGTGGTCTCTTCAGGTTTGGGGGTGGTGGGAAAGTCTGGCTTGGTCGTTGGTGCTTCTGGGGTGGTCTCTTCAGgtttgggggtggtgggagagtCTGGCTTGGTCGTAGGTGCCTCTGGGGTGGTCTCTTCAGgtttgggggtggtgggagagtCTGGCTTGGTCGTTGGTGCCTCTGGGGTGGTCTCTTCAGgtttgggggtggtgggagagtCTGGCTTGGTCGTTGGGGCTTCTGGGGTGGTCTCTTCAGgtttgggggtggtgggagagtCTGGCTTGGTCGTTGGTGCCTCTGGGGTGGTCTCTTCAGGTTTAGGGGTAGTGGGAGAGTCTGGCTTGGTCGTTGGGGCTTCTGGGGTGGTCTCTTCAGgtttgggggtggtgggagagtCTGGCTTGGTTGTTGGGGCTTCTGGGGTGGTCTCTTCAGgtttgggggtggtgggagagtCTGGCTTGGTTGTTGGTGCTTCTGGGGTGGTCTCTTCAGGTTTGGGGGTGGTGAGAGAGTCAGCCTCAGTTGTTGGTGCTTCTGGGGTGGTCTCTTCAGgtttgggggtggtggggaagTCTGGCTTGGTCGTTGGTGCCTCTGGGGTGGTCTCTTCAGgtttgggggtggtgggagagtCAGCCTCAGTTGTTGGTGCTTCTGGGGTGGTCTCTTCAGgtttgggggtggtgggagagtCAGCCTCAGTTGTTGGTGCCTCTGGGGTGGTCTCTTCAGGTTTAGGGGTAGTGGGAGAGTCTGGCTTGGTCGTTGGTGCTTCTGGGGTGGTCTCTTCAGgtttgggggtggtgggagagtCTGGCTTGGTCATTGGTGCCTCTGGGGTGGTCTCTTCAGGTTTAGGGGTGGTGGGAGAGTCTGGCTTGGTCGTTGGGGCTTCTGGGGTGGTCTCTTCAGgtttgggggtggtgggagagtCTGGCTTGGTCATTGGGGCTTCTGGGGTGGTCTCTTCAGgtttgggggtggtgggagagtCTGGCTTGGTCGTTGGTGCCTCTGGGGTGGTCTCTTCAGgtttgggggtggtgggagatTCTGGCTTGGTTGTTGGTGCCTCTGGGGTGGTCTCTTCAGgtttgggggtggtgggagagtCTGGCTTGGTCGTTGGTGCTTCTGGGGTGGTCTCTTCAGgtttgggggtggtgggagagtCTGGCTTGGTCGTTGGGGCTTCTGGGGTGGTCTCTTCAGgtttgggggtggtgggagatTCTGGCTTGGTCGTTGGTGCCTCTGGGGTGGTCTCTTCAGgtttgggggtggtgggagagtCAGCCTCAGTTGTTGGTGCCTCTGGGGTGGTCTCTTCAGGTTTGAGGGTGGTGGGAGAGTCTGGCTTGGTCGTTGGTGCCTCTGGGGTGGTCTCTTCAGgtttgggggtggtgggagagtCTGGCTTGGTCGTTGGTGCTTCTGGGGTGGTCTCTTCAGgtttgggggtggtgggagagtCAGCCTCAGTTGTTGGTGCCTCTGGGGTGGTCTCTTCAGgtttgggggtggtgggagatTCTGGCTTGGTTGTTGGTGCCTCTGGGGTGGTCTCTTCAGgtttgggggtggtgggagagtCTGGCTTGGTCGTTGGGGCTTCTGGGGTGGTCTCTTCAGgtttgggggtggtgggagagtCTGGCTTGGTTGTTGGGGCTTCTGGGGTGGTCTCTTCAGgtttgggggtggtgggagagtCTGCCTCAGTTGTTGGTGCCTCTGGGGTGGTCTCTTCAGgtttgggggtggtgggagatTCAGCCTCAGTTGTTGGTGCTTCTGGGGTGGTCTCTTCaggtttggtggtggtgggagagTCTGCCTCAGTTGTTGGTGCCTCTGGGGTGGTCTCTTCAGgtttgggggtggtgggagatTCAGCCTCAGTTGTTGGTGCTTCTGGGGTGGTCTCTTCAGGTTTGGGGGTGGTGGAAGAGTCTGGCTTGGTCGTTGGTGCCTCTGAGGTGGTCTCTTCaggtttggtggtggtgggagagTCTGCCTCAGTTGTTGGTGCCTCTGGGGTGGTCTCTTCaggtttggtggtggtgggagagTCTGCCTCAGTTGTTGGTGCCTCTGTAGCCTCAGGGGTCGTATCTTCAAACTTGGGAGTTGTGGGAGAGTCTGCCTCGGTTATTATTGCCTCTGTGGCCTCTAAGGTTGTGTCTTCAGCTTTTGGGGTAGTAGGAGAGTCATCCTCTGTTGTTGGTTCCTCTGTTGCTGCAGGGCTTGTGTCTTCAGGTATGGGGGGTGTGGGAGAGTCTGCCTCAGTGATTGGTTCCTCTGTGGCATCAGGGGTTGTATCTTCTACTTCAGGGGTGGTGGGAGGGTCCACCTTGGTTGTTGGTGCCTCTGTGGCCTCTGGGGTTGTGTCTTCAGGTTTGGGGGTGGTGGGCGGGTCTGCCTTGGTTGTTGGTGCTGCTGTTGTTGCAGGGGCATCTGTCTGAACCGTAGTGGCCTCTAGAGGAGTTGTTGCTGCTGTCGTAGCACTTGTAGTAGGTGGTAAAGTGGGTTTTGGAGTCGGTGTAGTTGCTTCAGGTGTGGTTGTATCAGCGGGGGTTGTAGTTGGAGCAGGACTGGTCACTTTGGCTTCTGGTCCACTATCTATGACAATCAACAGGTATTGTTAAGACACTGAATCTGCAGCACGTGCATCGATTACATGGGTATTATACCAATTAGGAACAGCTACTCATCTTTGGAATAGCAATAGCTGTCAGTATGGTCTCTGCTCTACAATCATCCTGTGAGAAATTGCACTTAATTAGCTTTAAAGTGGttgaaacattatttaaattggaagaaaaaagatctATGGAAACCTAGGTTAAATGGATAAATGCCAGTTCTTGGACTTAGGTACCTATGGAAAGATGAATAATTTTGAAGAGCCAGGCTAACCTGGACTGAGCGAAACGTGAGCTCCTGTTGTCTGCACAGACTTTACAGCAGCTTGGCTGAGTCCTAAGCATTCCTGTTGGCCAACCTGTCACCTGCTCTGGGGGGGTGAGGCCACCTGGTGTTCCCATCCTTTTTCATGGAAGGGGAACCATGTCATGAAGTCCAGCCCTTTTACCAAGGCAGTTCCCTTCTCTGTCCTTTTAGTTGTTCTTCTGGCCTTGATTATCACATGGCCTGCACCCATCACCAGGCTTGGAGGAAGGAGGTAGGGAAAAGGGTGGGAAACAGACTTCTGGAGTCCAGACACCTGACTGCATCTCCTGCTACATCTTTATATCTTGGGTGTTGTTCCTCTTTGTGGTTTAGAGCTAAGACTTGTTCCACTGACCTCAGTGCAGTTGTTAGTTGAGCAGTATTCAGCAAAAACTGACGGTGAATGTTGCTGCGTTTCAATCTCGCTCTGAGTGCTACTCTGGGATGTTTTGCCATTTAGCTCTGTTTTCACTTAAGGTTTTTATCTGTGGCTCCTGCTTGTTGCTGTCCACCGTTACAACTGAattgggttgttgttttttttctcgAAAACCTGAAAACACCACGTGCAGCCCTGATGGGGTTTGGGGCCGTGTCGTTCAGCTGCTGAACGCCTCTACAGACATTGAAGCTGTTGCTGGTGGTCATGGCCTGATGGCTGTTAGCACCTCTGGTGCAGGGTCTGTCCCAGCAGGCTGACAGAACTTACAGTACTGCTTGTGAGAAACAAACCCTGTGCAAAAGCGCTGTAGAGACAGTGTGGTGTGAGCAGAGCCTTGCAGGACAGGctttcctcccaccccaggTGTCTGAAATACCCTCAGCCAAGGGGAATCTCATTCATGGTTATTTGAATGTccataattttgtttcctttcaccCAGTGTATTGATTTTTGCAATAGGAAACTGCCACAGCAGAAAGGCAAGTATTTGAGATTtacaacaaaaatttaaaaatgtaaggaTTAAAATATTGACCAAAATTGACTTCTAGACTCATTTCGTACTTGTTACTTCAGGTTGCAAGGTCAGACTGATCTCCCAATTTATCCCTTAAAATGCTGGAACAAAATAtcaaagaacacagaaaaacaacatgTTTTCCAATTAGAAAAAGATAATTATATGTGTTTTCTAAAGCTGTGTGAGGTCTGGCTTGATTGAAGCTAGAGAAACCTGCTAGAAGACTTTCCAGCCCCCATCCTGCCAGTTCATCACTGTCCCAAAATACAACACCCTTCCTGTTCCAGCTGTGGACTTGGTCCAAAACTGACAATATTTTGTCATCGTGGCATGTTTTTGGAAGATGTGTGTGAAAATCCAATAGAGACACAGGAGACATCACCACAGTCCAACATCTGTGCTGGGTGAACTCTCCAAAGCCGGTATCCTGAGGTGTAGTGAGGTCATTAGTTTATAAACCCAGGGATTCCAAGCTTGGGAACTGTCTGGTCATGTCTCgcttttcctttctatttccAGAGCAGGAAAATGGTCTCTCCTGTTCCTCCAGGTAACACCCATCCTGTTTCATTCATACGCTCTCCTACCTTCCATCACTTCATGGGGCTGTGTTACTTCCTCTGgcttcttttcctcatttttggaTGACCTTTTAGATGTTGATTTGGTTGGTGGAGGAGTATTAAGTTCTTTGTgtgctgaaagaaataaaatcatcaGTTAATGGgagcatttttcttcataagTACTTGATGTCAAGTGTAGGAGAAAAAAGCAATTGCAACATTTCAGTGACCATCTTTTGTGTGATTCTAAGTTTCTTTCTATCTGTATAGGATTCTTTAAAGTATTATTTGGGGGTAAAGGAGGAAAAGTACCCTTTGGATCCCCTGGTGTTTTACCAGAGAAGGGAGAAACGTGTTTCCTGGAAGTCTGAGGTGAGGCATTCTTTGCTAATGTGGATTTTGAGGCAGGAAGAAAGATTGAGAGGAGCTCTTCATTCTGAAaacttgttgcttttttttttttttttttgtcagcttaTTTTTTGATTATAGATGTCAGGGGGCTGACTCACTGCAGTCTATCTCTGAGAGCTGCTGCATTAGCCAGGCATTTACTAGTCACAGTGTAGTTCTTCAGCCATGTGATAATTCTGCATGTAAGCAATCATTTCAGagagagattttaaaagctgttgtttCCTTGAAAGACACAGAAGCTATGAAGTAGGAGCGGACCAAAGAAACGATGCAAGGTCTAAGTATTAAGTTAACTTATAGTAGGTTGAGTTTTAGGAGAAGCTGGAGGTTAGTAATGGTTAGTAATCAgattttccagctctgaagaTAGTATGGAATTTCACTTGCATCCAGTAAGagccagaaaatattttttaattcattctcAGGTCAAATTGTACAATTGGGAGTGAGACCCTCTCTTCCCACTGATGTAGCGTTGTAGAAGGATATTGTTAGTTGTGCAAAAAGCATGATGGAGCTGCAGGATCTTTGTGAtccaagcagaggagctggtaGCTGCCACAGGTATGTGTAACCAGCTTTCTACAAAAGGAGCAGTACTTGTGTGTCAAAGTGATGGCCATGGTATCAAAGGATTTACTTTCATAGCAGGCGGGGTTGGGGGTTGGACTATATCCTGATGCTTTTAttgagaaggagagaaaaaatgaatCAAATCACTTTGGGAGCTGAATCAGCTTTCAGAGGAGTCAGtagtggggaggaggggaatgTTTGAGTCTTTAGCTGCACATGTATTCAGGGAATATGGGTCTTCTGGAGGGTAGGAAAGATGTACACTGGAAACTTGGCTCCACTGTACAGAGCAAAGTGTTCCCAAGatgcagaaacagcagaatgAAAGTTCACTGCGTAGCCTGAAGTTAATGCATTATTCCAAAAGGTTTAACAGGTTTCTGATTTACTGACACGTAGCAAAATTACTCAAATACTGGGCACAGCTGGGGttggaggatttttttgttgtttattttttgataTAAATGAATACCAAAgctaagaaattaaatactggAAGAAACTCTTTAAGATTGTGAGCAGTTGGTTAACTTTTCATTATATTTGAACTGAAGAACAAGTGAACCAGCTGTTGTATGTTAGTGTCCATGCATGTCAAGCTCCAGCAGAAAAAGGGAGCTGCCTCAAATGCACCATATTTACCTCAA of the Apus apus isolate bApuApu2 chromosome 7, bApuApu2.pri.cur, whole genome shotgun sequence genome contains:
- the PRG4 gene encoding proteoglycan 4, yielding MIIWNILCASLVILSLSLIQEVSSQAVSCKGRCFEVFERGRECDCDADCERYGKCCPDYAAHCKEAHKELNTPPPTKSTSKRSSKNEEKKPEEVTQPHEVMEDSGPEAKVTSPAPTTTPADTTTPEATTPTPKPTLPPTTSATTAATTPLEATTVQTDAPATTAAPTTKADPPTTPKPEDTTPEATEAPTTKVDPPTTPEVEDTTPDATEEPITEADSPTPPIPEDTSPAATEEPTTEDDSPTTPKAEDTTLEATEAIITEADSPTTPKFEDTTPEATEAPTTEADSPTTTKPEETTPEAPTTEADSPTTTKPEETTSEAPTTKPDSSTTPKPEETTPEAPTTEAESPTTPKPEETTPEAPTTEADSPTTTKPEETTPEAPTTEAESPTTPKPEETTPEAPTTEADSPTTPKPEETTPEAPTTKPDSPTTPKPEETTPEAPTTKPDSPTTPKPEETTPEAPTTKPESPTTPKPEETTPEAPTTEADSPTTPKPEETTPEAPTTKPDSPTTPKPEETTPEAPTTKPDSPTTLKPEETTPEAPTTEADSPTTPKPEETTPEAPTTKPESPTTPKPEETTPEAPTTKPDSPTTPKPEETTPEAPTTKPDSPTTPKPEETTPEAPTTKPESPTTPKPEETTPEAPTTKPDSPTTPKPEETTPEAPMTKPDSPTTPKPEETTPEAPTTKPDSPTTPKPEETTPEAPMTKPDSPTTPKPEETTPEAPTTKPDSPTTPKPEETTPEAPTTEADSPTTPKPEETTPEAPTTEADSPTTPKPEETTPEAPTTKPDFPTTPKPEETTPEAPTTEADSLTTPKPEETTPEAPTTKPDSPTTPKPEETTPEAPTTKPDSPTTPKPEETTPEAPTTKPDSPTTPKPEETTPEAPTTKPDSPTTPKPEETTPEAPTTKPDSPTTPKPEETTPEAPTTKPDSPTTPKPEETTPEAPTTKPDSPTTPKPEETTPEAPTTKPDFPTTPKPEETTPEAPTTKAEFLITPKLVLATAARATEIVTIIDKKDKTTPKTVVTPITKEPTTVETTTVSKEVTTPKKDKTTVLKDTFTAASRKDTSTVRTVTTAKPDDSPKAVTTAAESEATPAGKMTTTTKPTLSAAAKESTGATCVVVVSTTASKKEVTTIKETSITPEKEMDDGTEKAPTIEKGEETTVTQETTTREKKDTIEEMFIISNGTSKPTIHFQEVPDMREETNSETLPGKEEPETNDKPLVETADLPALTGETQALQDEKDLCSGKPADGMVALPNGTLAVFRGHYYWLLNGRSPPSPEPRRISDGWGLPSPIDAVFSRCNCDGKTFFIKGPLYWRFTNGVMDKGYPKPLANGFAGLSGKIVATLPVARYNSRPESVYFLKKDGNMQQYVYRQEPAKKCQRRRTQVTIRYPAYVPRLVIRRRFQRALRTPTVIQSVRINPHPSGVLRKEVKTATYWRGLPKVIHSTISLPNHNKPDGYDYYAFSYNRYYSLDVGKRIARPVTALTGKTVSKDWYNCPTK